The following are from one region of the Terriglobia bacterium genome:
- a CDS encoding PDZ domain-containing protein produces the protein MIQKKTVALLLVGLALPLIAAQPSSTPDALPHTAEGYFSAAGRSYLGVDIRDVTTDRMSALKLKEERGVEITMVDADAPAGKVGLREHDVILDFNGTAVESEEQIRRLIREVPPGRTVTLGISRDGVPMKINVQLADHGAVVAQAFPHIVVPTPRARDFPRNSMDLPFQIQTYSSVLGVQTESLTRQLGEYFGVRDGEGVLVRSVEKNSAAEKAGLKAGDVIVKADNEKLTDRSDLSHILRNHRTGGKMILVVMRDKHEQTLTVTLPDRGSRDSSFLNLDADEFQASLANVEDMVQGLNTENIIFLDDNMASLNRNMAFLDLTRQGKSLLESPEIQNAMREAQKALQDLKIGSDPI, from the coding sequence ATGATTCAGAAAAAGACAGTTGCGCTGTTGCTGGTTGGGCTGGCGCTGCCGTTGATTGCAGCCCAGCCTTCGTCCACACCGGACGCGCTTCCCCACACGGCTGAAGGTTACTTCTCTGCCGCAGGCCGGTCGTACCTTGGGGTGGATATTCGCGATGTGACCACGGACCGCATGTCCGCGCTCAAGCTGAAAGAAGAACGCGGAGTGGAAATCACAATGGTGGACGCTGATGCTCCCGCCGGTAAAGTAGGGTTACGCGAGCACGATGTAATTCTCGATTTCAATGGTACCGCGGTTGAAAGTGAAGAGCAGATTCGCCGCCTGATTCGTGAAGTGCCGCCCGGACGCACTGTTACGCTTGGCATCAGCCGTGACGGCGTTCCCATGAAGATCAACGTCCAACTGGCCGACCACGGCGCGGTCGTGGCGCAGGCTTTTCCGCACATCGTTGTTCCCACGCCGCGCGCGCGCGACTTCCCCCGCAACAGCATGGACCTGCCCTTCCAGATTCAGACGTACTCTTCCGTGCTCGGTGTCCAGACAGAAAGCCTGACGCGCCAGCTGGGTGAATATTTTGGCGTGAGAGATGGCGAAGGCGTTCTTGTGCGCTCAGTGGAAAAAAACAGCGCTGCAGAAAAAGCAGGCCTCAAAGCCGGTGACGTGATCGTGAAAGCCGACAATGAAAAGCTCACTGACCGCAGCGACTTGAGCCACATTCTCCGCAACCATCGTACTGGCGGCAAGATGATTCTCGTCGTCATGAGAGACAAGCACGAGCAAACGCTTACCGTAACGCTGCCGGACCGCGGCTCGCGTGACTCGTCTTTCCTGAACCTCGACGCCGACGAGTTCCAAGCCTCTCTCGCTAACGTGGAAGATATGGTGCAGGGTTTGAATACCGAAAATATCATCTTCCTCGATGACAATATGGCTTCACTCAACCGCAACATGGCTTTTCTGGATCTGACGCGCCAGGGAAAAAGCTTGCTGGAGTCACCAGAAATCCAAAATGCCATGCGGGAAGCGCAAAAAGCTTTGCAAGACTTGAAGATCGGTTCGGACCCCATCTAA
- a CDS encoding methyltransferase domain-containing protein, whose translation MSAQQQPGTPPNPVQIFSTIQGYQRAFALKAAVDIDLFTAIAKGSHTAAEIAKSCNASERGVRILSDAMVVMGFLTKSGNSYSLTPDTAFFLDSRSPAYLGLGFNFLLHPTQLASFEHLGKAVRKGGSPEEHSTLAPDDPIWIEFARGMAPLMVPPAQAIAVLLAGELSSRPSAKILDIAASHGLFGITVAQRLPKAHIYALDWANVLEVARENAAKQGLSDRYHLLPGSAFEVDYGTGFDAILITNLLHHFDPAANEKMLKKAYNALNPGGQVVILEFVPNDDRVSPPVPALFSLSMLGNTPQGDAYTLAEYAMMCRNAGLETPRLVALDPMPQSLVVARRPF comes from the coding sequence ATGTCCGCACAGCAGCAGCCCGGCACACCACCCAATCCGGTACAGATATTCAGCACAATACAGGGATACCAACGCGCGTTTGCCTTAAAGGCAGCCGTGGATATTGACCTGTTTACGGCGATTGCCAAAGGCAGTCACACAGCAGCCGAGATCGCGAAAAGTTGCAATGCGTCTGAGCGTGGTGTGCGCATTCTGAGCGATGCAATGGTAGTGATGGGGTTCCTGACCAAGAGCGGCAACAGTTATTCGCTGACGCCTGACACGGCGTTCTTTCTGGACAGTCGATCACCCGCATATCTGGGACTGGGGTTTAATTTTCTGCTGCATCCAACACAACTAGCGAGCTTTGAGCATTTGGGGAAAGCGGTACGAAAAGGGGGATCTCCGGAAGAGCACAGCACGCTGGCGCCGGACGACCCAATCTGGATAGAGTTTGCCAGGGGCATGGCCCCGCTGATGGTCCCGCCAGCGCAGGCGATCGCCGTCTTGCTGGCAGGAGAGCTGAGCTCCCGGCCCTCAGCCAAGATTCTGGACATTGCCGCCAGCCATGGCCTGTTTGGCATAACAGTGGCCCAGCGGCTGCCCAAGGCCCACATTTACGCCCTGGACTGGGCCAATGTGCTTGAGGTAGCCAGGGAAAATGCCGCAAAACAGGGATTGTCTGATCGATACCACCTGCTGCCGGGCAGCGCCTTTGAGGTGGATTATGGCACGGGCTTTGACGCAATCCTGATCACCAACCTGCTGCATCATTTCGACCCAGCCGCTAATGAAAAAATGCTGAAAAAGGCGTATAACGCCCTCAACCCCGGCGGACAGGTGGTAATCTTAGAGTTTGTGCCGAACGATGATCGTGTTTCACCCCCGGTGCCCGCTCTGTTTAGCCTGTCGATGCTTGGCAATACTCCGCAGGGAGATGCCTACACGCTGGCGGAGTATGCCATGATGTGCCGCAATGCCGGGTTGGAAACGCCGCGACTGGTTGCGCTGGACCCGATGCCGCAGTCCCTGGTGGTGGCGAGAAGACCTTTTTGA
- the acpP gene encoding acyl carrier protein, with translation MPGVEDKVKQIIVDQLGVDAGDVTAASSFVDDLGADSLDRVELIMALEETFGIEIPDEDAEKIVTVQNAVDYIQKNAKSVKQ, from the coding sequence ATGCCGGGAGTCGAGGACAAGGTAAAACAGATTATTGTGGACCAGTTGGGCGTTGACGCAGGAGACGTGACCGCGGCGTCATCGTTTGTGGATGACCTGGGCGCCGATTCGCTGGACCGCGTGGAATTGATCATGGCGCTGGAAGAAACTTTTGGAATTGAGATTCCGGATGAAGATGCGGAAAAGATTGTAACTGTCCAGAACGCCGTTGATTACATCCAGAAGAACGCGAAGTCAGTTAAGCAATAA
- a CDS encoding AMP-binding protein → MTTQAFRAARDFLLAHRDDYATAYAGFQWPKLDRFNWALDWFDQIAAGDRRNQTALWVAYEDGRQDKLTFVELSERSNRFANYYRGLGVKRGDRVLLMLGNIPPLWETMLAMMKLGAVIIPATTLLTANDVSDRIARGHVRHIVCAAELAPKIESACGRCTRIAIGGKVPGWQEYEPGYALPATFQPDGETRASDPLQLYFTSGTTAKPKLVMHSHTSYPVGHLSTMYWIGIKPGDIHCNLSSPGWAKHAWSCFFAPWNAEATVFVINQSRFSARGLLDAITGCGVNTFCAPPTVWRMLITESLSDWKVRLRELASAGEPLNPEVIEQVRTAWGLTIRDGYGQTETTAQVGNPPGQKLKVGAMGRPLPGYHVRLLDPDEKDADEGELCLPLDPPPAALMPGYQGDDGKLIPLEGPVYRTGDVVQRDAEGYLTFVGRADDVFKASDYRISPFEVESALIEHPDVVECAVVPTPDPLRHALVKAFITLRAGCQPSRETALSIFQHSRKALAPYKRVRRLEFVDLPKTISGKIRRVQLRTAEEERVHSEQRHEEFREEDFPELK, encoded by the coding sequence ATGACGACACAAGCCTTCCGCGCCGCCCGCGACTTCCTTCTAGCGCACCGCGACGATTACGCCACGGCCTACGCGGGATTCCAATGGCCAAAACTTGACCGTTTTAACTGGGCGTTGGATTGGTTTGACCAGATCGCCGCCGGAGACCGTCGCAACCAGACGGCTCTATGGGTGGCGTATGAAGACGGCCGCCAGGACAAGCTCACTTTCGTGGAACTCTCTGAGCGGTCCAATCGCTTCGCTAACTACTACCGCGGCCTGGGCGTGAAGCGTGGCGACCGAGTGTTGCTCATGCTTGGCAACATCCCTCCGCTGTGGGAGACGATGCTGGCCATGATGAAGCTGGGCGCGGTGATTATCCCAGCTACAACCCTGCTCACGGCGAATGATGTTTCTGACCGCATTGCGCGCGGCCATGTGCGTCATATTGTCTGCGCCGCCGAGCTTGCGCCAAAAATTGAATCTGCTTGCGGAAGATGCACCCGCATCGCCATCGGCGGAAAAGTGCCGGGGTGGCAGGAGTATGAACCAGGCTACGCATTGCCCGCCACGTTTCAGCCCGATGGCGAGACCCGCGCCAGCGATCCCTTGCAGCTCTATTTCACTTCCGGCACCACGGCCAAACCCAAGCTGGTCATGCACTCACACACCAGCTACCCGGTGGGCCATCTTTCCACCATGTATTGGATCGGCATCAAGCCTGGCGACATCCATTGCAATCTCTCTTCGCCGGGTTGGGCCAAGCACGCGTGGAGCTGCTTTTTTGCGCCCTGGAACGCCGAAGCCACAGTCTTTGTGATCAATCAATCCCGCTTCAGCGCGCGCGGCCTGCTGGACGCCATTACCGGCTGCGGCGTAAACACCTTTTGCGCGCCGCCCACCGTCTGGCGCATGCTGATCACGGAGAGCCTGAGCGACTGGAAGGTCCGTCTGCGTGAGCTGGCCAGTGCCGGTGAGCCGTTGAACCCCGAAGTCATCGAACAGGTGCGCACTGCGTGGGGACTGACGATCCGCGATGGCTACGGACAGACCGAGACAACTGCGCAGGTCGGCAATCCGCCGGGACAGAAGCTCAAAGTGGGAGCTATGGGCCGTCCGCTGCCCGGCTATCACGTGCGTCTGCTTGATCCCGATGAGAAAGACGCTGATGAAGGCGAGCTGTGCCTGCCGCTCGATCCTCCACCAGCAGCGCTGATGCCCGGCTACCAGGGTGACGATGGCAAGCTGATTCCGCTGGAAGGGCCGGTCTATCGCACCGGCGACGTGGTGCAGCGCGACGCCGAAGGCTATCTCACGTTTGTGGGCCGTGCAGACGATGTCTTTAAAGCGTCTGACTATCGCATCAGCCCTTTTGAAGTTGAGAGCGCGCTGATCGAGCATCCGGACGTAGTTGAATGCGCCGTGGTTCCCACGCCTGATCCGCTGCGCCACGCGCTGGTGAAAGCCTTCATCACGTTGCGCGCAGGATGCCAGCCGTCGCGCGAGACTGCGCTTTCCATCTTCCAGCACAGCCGCAAAGCTCTTGCGCCGTATAAGCGCGTGCGGCGGCTTGAGTTTGTTGATCTGCCGAAGACAATTTCCGGCAAGATCCGGCGCGTGCAGTTGCGGACGGCGGAAGAGGAGCGAGTGCACAGCGAGCAGCGTCACGAGGAATTTCGCGAGGAAGATTTTCCGGAGCTGAAGTAA
- the fabF gene encoding beta-ketoacyl-ACP synthase II: MARRVVVTGMGLICALGQTSTEVWQNIIAGKSGVSKITRFDTTQFACQIAAEVKDFDPLKFIEKKEVKKMGRFIHFALAAADEAINMSGLKITPENATRVGVHIGSGVGGFDVIEREHAELLKGGPRKISPFFIPAAIVNLAAGHVSIRYGAKGPNEATATACTTSAHAIGDAYKIIQRCDADVMIAGGSEAAITPMGVGGFAAMRALSTRNDSPETASRPWDRDRDGFVIGEGAGIVVLEDLESAQKRGANILAEIIGYGMSADAYHITQPAEEGEGGWRVMTTAIHDAKLSPSDIDYVNAHGTSTPIGDVLETMAIKRTFGADTKIPVSSTKSMTGHLLGGAGGLEAGITILALRDQILPPTINLTNPDPECDLDYVPNVARKAPLNVALSNSFGFGGTNGSLIFRRWTE; encoded by the coding sequence TTGGCCAGGCGGGTTGTTGTAACAGGCATGGGGCTGATCTGCGCACTGGGGCAGACCAGCACCGAGGTCTGGCAAAATATTATTGCCGGAAAAAGTGGCGTCAGCAAGATTACCAGGTTTGATACCACACAGTTCGCCTGCCAGATTGCGGCGGAAGTCAAGGACTTTGATCCCCTAAAATTCATCGAGAAAAAAGAAGTTAAGAAAATGGGACGCTTCATCCATTTCGCCCTGGCGGCGGCGGATGAAGCGATAAACATGTCAGGGCTGAAGATCACGCCGGAAAATGCCACGCGCGTGGGCGTGCACATTGGCTCCGGAGTGGGCGGCTTTGACGTGATTGAGCGCGAACATGCAGAGCTGCTGAAAGGCGGCCCGCGCAAAATATCTCCTTTCTTTATTCCGGCGGCAATTGTGAACCTGGCGGCCGGACACGTGAGCATCCGCTACGGGGCCAAGGGTCCAAATGAAGCCACAGCCACGGCGTGCACCACGAGTGCACACGCGATTGGAGACGCTTACAAGATTATTCAACGCTGCGACGCGGACGTGATGATTGCCGGTGGATCAGAAGCGGCCATTACGCCGATGGGCGTGGGCGGATTTGCCGCCATGCGCGCGCTTTCCACCCGCAATGACAGCCCGGAAACGGCCAGCCGGCCGTGGGACCGCGACCGCGATGGCTTTGTGATTGGCGAAGGCGCCGGCATTGTAGTGCTGGAAGATCTGGAGTCCGCACAGAAGCGCGGTGCAAACATTCTGGCTGAGATTATTGGCTACGGCATGAGCGCCGACGCCTACCACATTACGCAGCCAGCAGAGGAAGGCGAAGGCGGCTGGCGCGTGATGACGACCGCTATTCACGACGCGAAGCTTAGTCCGTCTGACATTGATTACGTGAATGCCCACGGAACGTCCACGCCGATTGGTGACGTGCTGGAAACCATGGCCATTAAACGGACATTCGGCGCAGACACAAAAATTCCCGTGAGCTCGACGAAATCCATGACAGGCCATTTGCTGGGCGGCGCGGGCGGACTGGAAGCGGGCATTACAATCCTGGCGCTACGCGACCAGATTCTTCCACCGACGATCAACCTCACGAATCCTGATCCCGAATGCGACCTGGACTACGTACCGAACGTGGCACGCAAAGCGCCGCTGAATGTTGCGCTTTCCAATTCGTTTGGCTTCGGCGGAACGAATGGATCGCTTATCTTCAGAAGATGGACGGAGTAA
- a CDS encoding diacylglycerol kinase family lipid kinase, with protein sequence MRKVFLIYNPASGRRRKKRKHDIAHVEEVLRAAGVEVETCATTHIGSATQQVQEAAARGFDTVISCGGDGTANEVLNGIMRACSTRDCVDVALGLVPMGSGNLLASDLGLPSDPVEAAKKLLTYQPREFRPGVVCSQGENGPEKRYFLVAAGVGADAELMYRTEVEAKEFWGRNAYFLEMARMAVRRRYPMFHVEWEDEQGNRQQGAAMLAMCVRAGKFPGLLSLVNLGTSLLRHDFCLLLFRTNKIRRFLSYFASVATGRNWKVESVDAIHTKWFRCTAIPGMRAVHSQADGELLGVLPAELTIESRPVKLLMK encoded by the coding sequence GTGCGCAAGGTTTTCCTTATTTATAACCCGGCTTCCGGACGCAGGCGCAAGAAGCGCAAGCATGACATCGCACACGTGGAGGAAGTTCTGCGGGCAGCGGGCGTGGAAGTTGAGACGTGCGCCACAACGCACATCGGCAGCGCAACCCAACAGGTGCAGGAAGCTGCCGCCAGAGGCTTTGACACGGTAATCTCCTGTGGAGGCGATGGCACGGCCAATGAGGTACTCAACGGCATCATGCGGGCTTGCTCGACGCGCGATTGTGTCGATGTAGCGCTCGGATTGGTGCCGATGGGGAGCGGAAATCTGCTGGCGTCAGATCTCGGATTGCCGTCGGACCCGGTAGAAGCGGCAAAAAAACTGCTCACGTATCAGCCGCGTGAGTTTCGTCCTGGAGTGGTGTGTTCGCAAGGGGAAAACGGGCCGGAGAAGAGATATTTTCTAGTCGCTGCCGGCGTGGGAGCGGATGCGGAGTTGATGTATCGCACGGAAGTTGAAGCGAAGGAATTCTGGGGACGAAACGCATATTTTCTGGAGATGGCGCGCATGGCCGTGCGCCGCCGTTATCCAATGTTTCATGTGGAGTGGGAAGATGAGCAAGGCAATCGGCAGCAGGGCGCGGCCATGCTGGCGATGTGCGTCCGCGCGGGCAAGTTTCCCGGACTGCTGAGCCTGGTGAACCTGGGAACAAGCCTTCTGCGCCACGATTTTTGCCTGCTGCTGTTCAGGACCAACAAAATCCGCCGCTTCCTCTCATACTTTGCCAGCGTGGCTACTGGGCGCAACTGGAAAGTTGAAAGCGTGGACGCCATCCATACCAAATGGTTTCGCTGCACGGCGATTCCGGGCATGCGCGCAGTGCATTCCCAAGCCGATGGCGAGTTGCTGGGCGTGCTGCCGGCGGAGTTGACGATCGAAAGCAGGCCGGTGAAGCTGTTGATGAAATGA
- the acpP gene encoding acyl carrier protein, whose translation MAAAVEDKVKQIIVEQLGVDEGEVTPNASFVDDLGADSLDTVELVMAFEEAFDIEIPDEDAEKIRTVKDAVDYIEKHAKGGK comes from the coding sequence ATGGCAGCAGCCGTTGAAGATAAAGTGAAACAAATTATTGTTGAGCAGCTGGGAGTGGACGAAGGCGAAGTTACGCCCAATGCCTCCTTCGTGGACGATCTGGGCGCGGATTCACTGGACACTGTGGAACTGGTCATGGCGTTTGAAGAAGCCTTTGACATTGAGATTCCAGACGAGGACGCGGAAAAGATCCGCACCGTAAAAGACGCGGTTGATTACATTGAAAAACACGCGAAAGGCGGCAAGTGA
- a CDS encoding PAS domain-containing protein yields the protein MQSEVFRDSGYSVVAAAAKEEIHDHIENTDFDVIILNHTLSFADRKALARKAKQSNPNNGVLVLHHSGSLGSPYVDLAVDSRAGVKPMLDTLKRIEAMRHARTHHGPGADGKYVVVADLNRNYTFATDPVCELLGYDRAMLLELRIDDIVDGSTHVAAPLFQQFVADGKQTGRITLKHRSGRKIQVRYSSAVKPDGCVVAHWEPLESSMTA from the coding sequence ATGCAGAGTGAGGTATTCCGCGACTCCGGCTATAGCGTGGTTGCAGCCGCTGCAAAAGAGGAGATTCACGATCACATTGAAAACACGGATTTTGACGTAATCATTCTGAACCACACGCTGAGCTTTGCGGATCGCAAAGCCCTCGCCCGAAAAGCCAAGCAGAGCAATCCTAACAATGGCGTTCTGGTGCTGCACCATAGCGGCTCTCTCGGCAGTCCTTATGTCGATCTCGCGGTGGATTCCCGGGCCGGCGTAAAGCCCATGCTGGACACGCTGAAGCGCATTGAGGCCATGCGCCATGCCCGCACTCACCACGGTCCCGGCGCCGACGGAAAATATGTGGTGGTGGCAGATCTCAACCGCAACTATACCTTTGCCACCGATCCGGTCTGTGAACTGCTGGGCTATGATCGCGCCATGCTGCTGGAACTCCGCATTGATGACATTGTCGATGGCTCAACCCACGTGGCCGCTCCGCTCTTCCAGCAATTTGTGGCCGACGGAAAACAGACTGGAAGAATCACGCTCAAGCATCGCTCCGGCAGGAAGATCCAGGTGCGGTATTCCTCTGCGGTAAAACCAGACGGTTGCGTGGTGGCGCACTGGGAACCTCTGGAATCTTCAATGACCGCCTGA
- a CDS encoding VTT domain-containing protein, with amino-acid sequence MFKTSLPFYLFVQLPAVREGLYNTCLSAPKFFLKYTAWLAALKTLGAWGVFIISILDSAAFGVPMDPLVAGYVYSNPHKAWLYCLAGSIGSALGSLVPYGLGRAGGELFLLKRIDEARLKRIRDRFERQEFLALMVPAMLPPPTPFKLLVFSAGVFEMKPVAFLLAIISGRLVRFGVLSVLVVIFGKEIVNETKNLIKKHPSYLVLIGIGLILVCYLIYRLLRQPAKEIAEEIKYEEEAEAE; translated from the coding sequence ATGTTTAAGACCTCCTTACCATTCTATCTGTTTGTGCAGCTTCCAGCAGTGCGGGAGGGGCTTTACAATACATGCTTGTCCGCTCCAAAGTTTTTCCTTAAATACACTGCATGGCTCGCCGCTCTCAAGACGCTTGGGGCGTGGGGCGTCTTTATCATCTCTATTCTCGACTCAGCGGCTTTCGGTGTTCCGATGGACCCTTTGGTTGCCGGATACGTTTACTCCAATCCGCATAAAGCCTGGCTGTATTGCCTTGCAGGATCAATAGGCTCAGCCCTGGGAAGCCTGGTCCCTTACGGCCTGGGACGCGCCGGTGGCGAGCTGTTTTTGCTCAAGCGCATCGACGAAGCCCGCCTCAAGCGCATTCGCGACCGTTTTGAGCGCCAGGAATTTCTGGCCCTGATGGTCCCGGCTATGCTCCCGCCACCGACGCCATTTAAGCTGCTGGTCTTTTCCGCCGGAGTATTTGAAATGAAGCCGGTCGCATTCCTGCTGGCCATCATCAGCGGCCGTCTGGTGCGCTTCGGCGTACTCTCTGTTCTGGTTGTGATCTTCGGGAAGGAAATCGTGAACGAGACAAAAAACCTGATCAAGAAGCACCCGTCATATCTGGTGCTGATCGGCATTGGATTGATTCTGGTTTGTTATCTCATCTACAGACTACTGCGCCAGCCGGCAAAAGAAATTGCCGAAGAAATAAAGTACGAGGAAGAAGCGGAAGCTGAATAG
- a CDS encoding metal-dependent hydrolase codes for MDPVTHMLTGACVSRAGLNRKTALATLTLVLAFEAPDIDSVFYFKDSIAGLEHHRGITHSLVGAPFIAAGVVAIVYGFYRWRSSRQKIVVESISGSAFPKLAPNWKLLFAYALLGSLVHLFQDFTNNYGVRPFAPFSEKWYSWDIVFIVDPIMLLAMVLALVLPGLMALVTEEIGSRKPQFRGRGAAIFALICLAAVILVRDFEHRRAVNALNARTYRGEDPLRASAFPQPINPFSWNGMVETQDFLEMVPVDSGSGDVDPQNTAVVRFKPEETPITLAAKKSRLGRVYLDWAKYPYLTVEKLEGERYQVQFEDLRFDSAEGAVHQRRPPLAGYVVLDPQLRVEEMFMGTPPETVPNRE; via the coding sequence TTGGACCCTGTCACGCACATGCTGACCGGCGCTTGTGTGAGCCGCGCCGGACTGAATCGTAAAACCGCATTGGCAACACTCACGCTGGTGCTGGCCTTTGAGGCCCCGGACATTGATTCGGTGTTCTATTTCAAGGACTCGATTGCGGGACTGGAACACCATCGCGGCATTACGCACAGCCTGGTTGGCGCTCCGTTTATAGCAGCCGGTGTGGTTGCGATTGTTTATGGATTCTATCGCTGGAGAAGCTCGCGCCAGAAGATCGTGGTTGAAAGCATTTCAGGCAGCGCGTTTCCTAAACTGGCCCCGAATTGGAAGCTGCTGTTCGCATATGCGCTACTCGGATCGCTGGTGCATTTATTCCAGGATTTCACCAACAACTATGGCGTGCGTCCGTTCGCGCCGTTCAGTGAAAAGTGGTACTCGTGGGACATTGTTTTTATCGTCGATCCCATTATGTTGCTCGCGATGGTTCTTGCGCTGGTGCTGCCCGGCCTGATGGCCCTGGTCACCGAGGAGATTGGCTCGCGCAAGCCGCAGTTTCGCGGGCGCGGCGCAGCTATTTTTGCCCTGATCTGCCTGGCTGCGGTGATCCTTGTGCGCGACTTCGAACATCGGCGCGCGGTAAATGCGCTGAATGCGCGGACGTATCGTGGTGAAGATCCTTTGCGCGCGTCGGCCTTCCCCCAGCCTATCAATCCTTTTTCGTGGAACGGCATGGTGGAGACGCAGGATTTTCTGGAGATGGTTCCCGTGGATTCCGGCTCGGGTGATGTCGATCCACAAAATACAGCCGTTGTGCGTTTCAAGCCGGAAGAGACGCCGATAACGCTGGCGGCCAAGAAGTCGCGCCTGGGTCGCGTGTACCTTGATTGGGCGAAATACCCTTACTTGACAGTGGAGAAGCTGGAAGGCGAACGATATCAGGTGCAGTTTGAAGACCTGCGGTTTGATAGCGCTGAAGGCGCCGTGCATCAGCGGCGGCCGCCGCTGGCTGGCTATGTGGTGCTCGACCCGCAGCTCAGGGTGGAAGAGATGTTTATGGGAACACCGCCGGAGACAGTTCCAAATCGGGAATAG
- a CDS encoding DUF6229 family protein, whose amino-acid sequence MNNTLYGTELVEHWRNGGGQNNPAGPLFAAGEFAQADIVNAMGKNTSCCLCTGSHTIQCC is encoded by the coding sequence ATGAATAACACACTATATGGTACGGAGTTAGTTGAGCATTGGCGTAATGGCGGCGGACAGAATAATCCTGCAGGTCCGCTCTTTGCTGCCGGGGAGTTTGCACAAGCAGATATCGTGAATGCAATGGGCAAGAACACCAGCTGTTGTCTTTGCACTGGCTCACACACGATACAGTGCTGCTAA
- a CDS encoding M23 family metallopeptidase, producing the protein MSSFRRQLSILGFMLWASFSASAAPPAKWGAQWEPTKLVNGSPVLFRVTAPLQLEKLRGNFLGQEFSFRPSQACHCWYGFAGVSLATKPGTYTLRIEGKTKDGKDAAMSYLVRVVAAHYPTSTLKVAPGFVEPPKETLPRIEEEQAEKKKVFSTTAPETLWSGRFEPPADAEVSGVFGSARVFNGVKKSQHTGLDFRVTTGTPIVATNSGTVILARPLYFEGNCVMIDHGQGLLTMYLHLSEFKAKEGETVKKGQVLGLSGGTGRATAPHLHFAVRWRGEYLDPRTLLELHPPGS; encoded by the coding sequence ATGTCATCCTTCCGCCGGCAACTCTCGATTCTCGGCTTTATGCTATGGGCAAGTTTTTCTGCCAGCGCTGCTCCGCCAGCAAAATGGGGCGCTCAGTGGGAACCGACGAAGCTGGTGAATGGCTCTCCTGTATTGTTCCGCGTGACGGCCCCGCTGCAACTTGAAAAATTAAGGGGAAATTTTCTGGGGCAGGAATTTTCATTTCGCCCCAGTCAGGCATGCCATTGCTGGTATGGCTTTGCCGGCGTGAGCCTGGCGACGAAGCCGGGCACGTACACGTTACGCATCGAGGGAAAGACCAAAGACGGAAAAGATGCCGCGATGAGTTACCTGGTGCGTGTGGTCGCGGCGCATTATCCAACCAGCACTCTTAAAGTAGCGCCCGGATTTGTGGAACCGCCGAAAGAAACGCTGCCGCGCATTGAAGAAGAACAGGCCGAAAAGAAGAAAGTTTTTTCCACCACGGCGCCGGAGACGCTTTGGTCCGGACGTTTTGAGCCCCCGGCGGACGCGGAAGTCTCAGGCGTGTTTGGATCAGCGCGAGTGTTTAACGGTGTGAAGAAAAGCCAGCACACCGGTCTGGATTTTCGCGTGACGACGGGCACCCCCATCGTCGCCACAAACAGCGGAACTGTGATCCTGGCCCGCCCGCTCTACTTTGAAGGCAACTGTGTGATGATCGATCACGGGCAGGGGCTGCTGACGATGTATCTACACCTTTCTGAGTTCAAAGCGAAAGAAGGCGAAACGGTGAAGAAAGGCCAGGTACTGGGTCTTAGCGGCGGCACCGGAAGGGCGACAGCGCCGCATCTGCATTTTGCCGTGCGTTGGCGCGGTGAATATCTGGATCCGCGCACGCTGCTGGAATTACATCCGCCGGGAAGTTAG